A part of Bacillota bacterium genomic DNA contains:
- the selD gene encoding selenide, water dikinase SelD gives MEDKRLRLTQLVRCAGUASKLGPTQLTQVLRQFADVAHPDLLVGIETRDDAGVFRVHEEMALVQTVDFFTPIVDDPYWYGAIAAANSFSDVYAMGGTPLTALNLVCFPVDSLPAEMLGEILRGGYDKAREAGVVILGGHSVDDPEPKYGMAVTGVVHPDKVVTNSGAKPGDLLVLTKPLGTGIITTAAKFDECPPDVLDEAIRVMASLNQGAAKAMQEVGVHAATDVTGFGLLGHLYQMALASRVSVRLFSDRVPILPEVEPLAMQGNTTRGGSLNREYVGEHLQWSANISLPMQHVLLDPQTSGGLIIAVAAERVDELLRRLQDYQTPCAAIIGEVLEGEAGTILVE, from the coding sequence ATGGAAGACAAACGCCTTCGCCTGACACAGCTGGTACGTTGCGCGGGTTGAGCGAGCAAGCTGGGACCCACCCAGCTGACGCAGGTGCTGCGTCAGTTCGCTGACGTTGCCCATCCTGATTTGCTGGTGGGCATTGAAACCCGCGATGATGCAGGGGTGTTCCGCGTCCACGAAGAGATGGCGCTCGTGCAGACAGTGGACTTCTTCACCCCGATTGTAGACGACCCCTACTGGTACGGCGCGATTGCTGCGGCAAACTCCTTCAGCGATGTCTATGCGATGGGAGGTACTCCGCTAACCGCGCTGAACCTTGTCTGTTTTCCCGTCGACAGCCTGCCTGCAGAGATGTTGGGAGAAATCCTGCGTGGTGGCTACGACAAGGCACGCGAAGCAGGGGTAGTTATCTTGGGGGGGCATAGCGTGGATGACCCCGAGCCGAAATATGGCATGGCGGTGACGGGCGTAGTGCATCCTGACAAGGTGGTCACCAACTCGGGGGCAAAGCCGGGCGACCTGCTGGTGCTGACAAAACCTCTGGGCACTGGCATTATCACCACCGCCGCGAAGTTTGACGAGTGCCCTCCCGATGTGCTGGATGAAGCGATACGAGTCATGGCATCACTCAATCAGGGGGCGGCAAAGGCGATGCAAGAAGTGGGGGTTCACGCGGCGACCGATGTGACAGGCTTTGGGTTACTGGGGCATCTGTATCAGATGGCGCTGGCGAGCAGGGTGTCTGTGCGGCTCTTCTCCGACAGAGTGCCCATTCTGCCGGAGGTGGAACCTCTGGCGATGCAGGGCAACACCACCCGTGGCGGTAGCCTCAACCGGGAGTATGTAGGTGAACACCTGCAGTGGAGCGCGAATATCTCCCTGCCGATGCAACATGTGTTGTTAGACCCGCAGACATCAGGCGGGTTGATTATCGCCGTGGCTGCAGAAAGGGTGGACGAGCTGTTGCGCAGGCTGCAGGACTATCAGACCCCTTGCGCCGCTATCATCGGAGAGGTTCTGGAAGGGGAAGCGGGTACGATTCTGGTGGAGTAA
- the purE gene encoding 5-(carboxyamino)imidazole ribonucleotide mutase has translation MMQQPLVGIIMGSDSDLPTMRLAAEVLDEFGVPYEIRVLSVHRTTMDVIEYARTARERGLRVIIAGAGGSAHLPGITASITTLPVIGVPVESKLQGWDSLLSIVQMPAGVPVATVAIGGGRNAGILAVQILATFDEALHQKVVAFKEQLAEQSRAKNQNLPNLLRAGNR, from the coding sequence ATGATGCAACAACCGCTGGTTGGCATTATCATGGGCAGCGACTCCGACTTGCCCACCATGCGCCTGGCGGCGGAGGTATTAGACGAGTTTGGCGTTCCCTACGAGATACGGGTGCTGTCGGTTCACCGCACCACGATGGACGTGATTGAGTACGCACGCACCGCCCGAGAACGGGGCTTGCGGGTGATTATCGCAGGGGCGGGAGGTTCCGCACACCTGCCAGGCATCACCGCCAGCATCACTACCCTGCCAGTTATTGGCGTGCCAGTGGAGAGTAAGTTGCAGGGCTGGGATTCGCTGCTTTCCATCGTGCAGATGCCTGCGGGAGTACCAGTGGCAACCGTCGCCATCGGCGGTGGACGCAACGCAGGCATCCTCGCCGTGCAGATACTGGCGACATTTGACGAAGCGTTGCACCAGAAGGTGGTCGCCTTCAAGGAGCAGTTAGCGGAGCAGTCCCGCGCGAAGAACCAGAACCTGCCGAACCTGTTGCGCGCAGGCAACCGTTAA
- a CDS encoding 5-(carboxyamino)imidazole ribonucleotide synthase, which yields MQIGVLGGGQLGRMLALAGYPLGIHVSLYDPDASACAGQVAPLLSGAYDDWDTLARFAEGKQCITYEFENVPLPTVQWLAERLPVHPTPRALQLFQDRLLEKTFLRDIGIPTPRFAAIDIHSPERALEVTGCPCVVKTRRFGYDGKGQAVARSEEEFLQTVQEFAPQPLIAEELVPFDREVSVLGVRALDGEVRVYPLVQNHHRGGILRLSLAPAPDTSAQVSAAAVECITRLLQSLEYVGVVALEMFQVGETLLANEVAPRVHNSGHWSIEGAETSQFENHLRAICGFALGSTAARGYSAMVNLIGDLPPIREVLVIPNAHLHLYGKQPRPGRKIGHITVRADSPDERDAVLEKVFSAYPSGRP from the coding sequence GTGCAGATTGGCGTTCTGGGTGGAGGGCAGTTAGGACGGATGCTCGCACTGGCGGGCTATCCGCTGGGGATACATGTATCTCTGTACGACCCCGACGCTTCCGCCTGTGCAGGGCAGGTTGCGCCTTTGCTGAGCGGTGCGTATGACGATTGGGACACCCTGGCCCGCTTTGCCGAAGGGAAACAGTGCATCACCTACGAGTTCGAAAACGTTCCCCTGCCCACTGTCCAGTGGCTGGCAGAACGGTTGCCCGTACACCCCACGCCACGCGCCCTGCAACTCTTTCAGGATAGACTGCTGGAAAAAACCTTCTTGCGCGACATCGGCATCCCCACCCCCCGCTTCGCAGCCATAGACATCCATTCGCCCGAACGCGCCCTTGAAGTTACAGGATGCCCTTGTGTCGTGAAGACCCGGCGTTTCGGCTATGACGGCAAGGGGCAGGCTGTCGCGCGCTCCGAAGAGGAGTTTCTTCAAACGGTGCAGGAGTTTGCACCACAACCGCTCATTGCGGAGGAGCTGGTGCCGTTCGACCGCGAAGTGTCGGTGCTCGGGGTTCGTGCGCTGGACGGAGAGGTGAGGGTATACCCGCTCGTGCAGAATCACCACCGTGGAGGAATCCTGCGGTTGTCGCTGGCGCCCGCCCCAGATACGTCGGCACAGGTATCGGCTGCTGCGGTAGAATGCATCACGCGCCTGCTCCAGTCGCTGGAATACGTGGGGGTAGTGGCTCTGGAGATGTTCCAAGTGGGCGAGACACTGCTGGCGAACGAGGTCGCTCCGCGCGTTCACAACAGCGGGCACTGGAGTATCGAGGGCGCAGAGACCAGCCAGTTCGAAAATCACCTGCGCGCAATCTGCGGTTTCGCGCTGGGCAGCACGGCAGCGCGCGGCTACAGCGCAATGGTAAACCTGATTGGCGACCTGCCACCTATCCGTGAGGTACTTGTTATCCCGAACGCACATCTGCACCTGTATGGCAAGCAACCCCGCCCCGGCAGAAAGATTGGGCACATTACCGTGCGCGCAGACAGCCCCGACGAGCGCGATGCGGTGCTGGAAAAAGTGTTTTCGGCATACCCTTCGGGACGTCCTTAA
- a CDS encoding 1-acyl-sn-glycerol-3-phosphate acyltransferase, whose translation MPCPVHERSTTLYVISRWVVCPILRLLFWMKVEGRENIPPGAAILAPNHTSYMDPPVVGCAAWPRFCIYMGKAPLFKIPVLGWYIRRAGCFPVHQNTADRQALRTALQVLSMGELLIMFPEGTRSGDGYLLEPQTGVALLAKMSGAPVVPTAIIGTREIMPADPRLPRWHRLQVIFGEPMHYQPFAEHYETDRQAREAFSRELMRRIGEMMESRGYRAFRPTPSNTASR comes from the coding sequence ATGCCGTGCCCGGTTCACGAACGAAGCACCACCCTCTACGTAATCTCGCGGTGGGTGGTCTGCCCCATCCTGCGCCTTCTCTTCTGGATGAAGGTAGAGGGGCGTGAAAACATCCCGCCGGGTGCAGCCATCCTCGCCCCCAACCACACCAGCTACATGGACCCGCCGGTAGTGGGGTGCGCCGCCTGGCCCCGCTTCTGCATCTACATGGGTAAAGCGCCGCTGTTCAAAATCCCTGTGCTGGGCTGGTACATCCGTCGCGCCGGTTGCTTCCCTGTGCATCAGAACACTGCCGACCGACAGGCACTGCGCACTGCGCTACAGGTGCTGAGCATGGGCGAGCTGCTGATTATGTTCCCGGAAGGCACTCGCAGCGGGGACGGCTATCTGCTGGAACCGCAGACGGGCGTGGCACTGCTGGCGAAGATGAGCGGTGCGCCGGTGGTGCCTACTGCGATTATCGGCACGCGCGAGATAATGCCCGCAGACCCCCGTCTGCCGCGCTGGCACCGCCTGCAGGTGATTTTCGGCGAGCCGATGCACTACCAGCCTTTTGCCGAGCATTATGAAACCGACCGACAGGCGCGGGAAGCCTTCAGCCGCGAACTGATGCGCCGCATTGGAGAGATGATGGAGAGCCGGGGCTATCGTGCTTTCCGCCCGACGCCGTCGAACACTGCTTCTCGTTGA